A single region of the Pirellulales bacterium genome encodes:
- a CDS encoding glycosyltransferase family 2 protein codes for MQRSITFCLPVYNEQTTLATTVAEILEVLPEIASRFELLIVDDGSTDATPELASDLAEHYPQLRLLHHGRRQGTRAALARGVREARGEIVLVREQDCAPGIDDVMRAWQRIDSSTHRIPTLPILEDSSVQTWVQKAIAWGQRRERRSGQRENEMLAAAFQQSAGSDWRWADRETLAARLTGEVVDLWNDHALELAPGLRRDLPSRAAQGRVAPQPRRPAFLDKVRDFATGE; via the coding sequence GTGCAACGCTCGATCACGTTTTGCCTGCCCGTCTACAACGAGCAGACCACCCTGGCGACGACCGTCGCCGAAATCCTGGAAGTCCTCCCCGAGATCGCCAGCCGCTTCGAGCTATTGATCGTGGACGACGGCTCGACCGACGCCACGCCCGAGCTGGCCAGCGACCTGGCCGAGCACTACCCGCAGTTGCGGTTGCTGCATCACGGCCGACGCCAAGGCACGCGTGCAGCGCTGGCGCGCGGCGTGCGCGAGGCGCGGGGCGAGATCGTGCTCGTCCGCGAACAAGACTGCGCGCCCGGCATCGACGACGTGATGCGGGCATGGCAGCGCATCGACAGCTCGACGCACCGCATTCCCACGCTGCCGATCCTCGAAGACTCGAGCGTCCAGACCTGGGTGCAGAAGGCGATTGCCTGGGGTCAGCGCCGCGAGCGCCGCTCCGGGCAGCGCGAGAACGAGATGCTGGCCGCGGCCTTCCAGCAATCGGCCGGCAGCGACTGGCGCTGGGCCGATCGCGAGACGCTCGCCGCGCGTTTGACCGGCGAGGTGGTGGACCTGTGGAACGATCACGCCCTCGAGCTCGCGCCCGGACTGCGCCGCGACCTCCCCTCGCGCGCCGCGCAAGGTCGTGTGGCGCCCCAGCCTCGTCGTCCGGCGTTCCTCGACAAGGTGCGCGACTTCGCCACGGGCGAGTAA
- a CDS encoding SMI1/KNR4 family protein yields MQQLAIIELLQDSLDPPLTRATLKTLQSKLGLSLPADYVEFLLHFNGGWFQKPVMFYVPDTDRWSDGVCVSEFLGESGEELGSGSLSLNANLYEGRIPAGYLTIANCGGLDSILLYVDDGTANFGHVYFWDGTEEAEGDNIHWVAESFTEFLSMLMYDTYFDDLRDEQETLPIFLAIERGRAPEVERYLAAGNDIETRNAKGLTLLAAAVHYTWPKIVNQLLIAGADPNSKDHEGKTPLHHAAQCSLDCVKLLVSAGADLQARDLAGKGVIGNWYFRADQYLRAHGAIE; encoded by the coding sequence ATGCAACAACTTGCTATTATTGAACTATTGCAGGACTCGCTCGATCCGCCGCTCACGCGCGCGACTCTGAAGACGTTACAATCAAAGCTTGGACTCTCACTACCGGCGGACTATGTGGAGTTCTTGCTACATTTCAACGGCGGCTGGTTTCAAAAGCCTGTGATGTTCTACGTTCCGGATACCGATCGCTGGTCGGACGGCGTTTGCGTTTCTGAATTCCTGGGTGAGTCAGGCGAGGAACTTGGGAGCGGCTCGCTCTCCCTGAATGCGAACCTTTATGAGGGACGGATCCCCGCCGGTTATCTGACGATCGCCAATTGCGGTGGGCTGGATTCCATCTTGCTGTACGTCGATGACGGAACAGCCAACTTCGGCCACGTCTATTTCTGGGATGGCACGGAAGAGGCCGAGGGAGACAACATCCATTGGGTCGCCGAGTCGTTCACCGAGTTTCTGTCGATGCTCATGTACGATACCTACTTCGACGACCTGCGCGACGAGCAAGAAACCCTTCCCATCTTCCTGGCGATCGAACGCGGTCGAGCCCCCGAGGTGGAACGCTACCTGGCCGCGGGCAATGACATCGAGACGCGCAATGCGAAGGGCCTGACCCTGCTCGCAGCGGCGGTGCATTACACCTGGCCGAAGATCGTGAATCAATTGCTCATCGCCGGCGCCGATCCGAACTCGAAAGATCACGAGGGCAAGACCCCCCTGCACCATGCGGCCCAATGCTCCCTGGATTGCGTGAAGCTGCTAGTTTCCGCAGGCGCCGACCTTCAAGCTCGCGATCTCGCCGGCAAGGGCGTTATCGGAAACTGGTACTTTCGCGCGGACCAGTACCTGCGCGCCCACGGAGCAATAGAATAG
- a CDS encoding helix-turn-helix transcriptional regulator, which yields MSSAAYHPVPIRDVDEVVPTDSPQGRRLHRIREVRRQQGVSLRRVARALKVDYDTVRDQEEETTDLPLSLVYQWQKVLDVPVGDLLIDSEAPLSTPVMQRARLVKLMKTAQAIMEKAETPPIRRMAETLITQLCEIMPELKDVSPWHAVGQRRTLNEYGRVVERRLTDGVWRDL from the coding sequence ATGAGCTCGGCTGCCTATCACCCGGTTCCGATCAGGGACGTTGACGAGGTGGTGCCCACCGACAGCCCCCAAGGTCGTCGGCTGCACCGCATTCGTGAGGTCCGTCGTCAGCAGGGCGTGAGCCTGCGACGAGTCGCCCGCGCGCTGAAGGTCGACTACGACACCGTCCGCGATCAGGAAGAGGAAACGACCGATCTGCCGTTGAGCCTCGTGTATCAATGGCAGAAGGTGCTCGACGTGCCGGTGGGCGATTTGCTCATCGACAGCGAAGCACCCCTTTCGACGCCGGTCATGCAGCGTGCGCGGCTGGTGAAGTTGATGAAGACGGCCCAGGCGATCATGGAGAAGGCTGAAACGCCCCCCATTCGTCGCATGGCCGAAACGCTGATCACGCAGCTCTGCGAGATCATGCCCGAGTTGAAGGACGTCAGCCCCTGGCACGCCGTGGGGCAGCGTCGCACGTTGAACGAATATGGCCGCGTCGTCGAGCGCCGTCTGACCGACGGCGTGTGGCGCGACCTGTAA
- the hisI gene encoding phosphoribosyl-AMP cyclohydrolase, whose product MSDQPTNAPDFAKGDGLLPAIAQDAATGDVLMMAYMNAESYAETLATGRAVYFSRSRNKLWRKGEESGNVQEVRGIYLDCDADTILLKVHQIGDAACHTGFRSCFYRQVTPDGLREVGQRVFDPATVYKK is encoded by the coding sequence TTGAGCGACCAACCGACCAATGCCCCCGACTTTGCCAAAGGAGACGGCCTGCTCCCCGCGATTGCACAGGATGCCGCCACGGGCGACGTGCTGATGATGGCGTACATGAACGCCGAGAGCTACGCCGAGACCCTCGCCACCGGCCGCGCCGTTTACTTCAGCCGCAGCCGCAACAAGCTCTGGCGCAAGGGAGAAGAAAGCGGCAACGTGCAGGAGGTGCGCGGCATCTATCTCGATTGCGACGCCGATACCATCCTGCTCAAAGTCCACCAGATCGGCGACGCCGCCTGCCACACCGGCTTCCGCAGTTGCTTCTACCGGCAAGTCACGCCCGACGGCCTGCGGGAAGTAGGCCAGCGCGTCTTCGACCCCGCCACCGTCTACAAGAAGTAG
- a CDS encoding class I SAM-dependent methyltransferase, with product MPPARPDWNLPQGVTHSLWEYATADHIATEYDDYFAYNKLFQFDEAVLLRHFTRPGRLVDLGCGTGRLLMPFARRGFHCVAVDLSRPMLTVVGEKAERAQLAVDRVQANFVELDCFADASVDYCIIMFSTLGMIRGAENRARVLAHARRIVRPGGLFVAHVHNRWFHLYDPQGRRWLLRGLLGRLRGNTLEPGDKVFEYRRIPNMLLHSFTRREFRALLGGAGFQIREFISLDADRQRPLAHPWLLGGFRANGWIALCE from the coding sequence ATGCCCCCCGCACGCCCCGATTGGAACCTGCCGCAAGGCGTCACGCACTCCCTTTGGGAATACGCCACGGCCGACCATATCGCCACCGAGTACGACGACTACTTCGCTTACAACAAACTCTTCCAGTTCGACGAAGCGGTCCTGCTGCGGCACTTCACCCGTCCCGGCCGGCTCGTCGATCTCGGCTGCGGCACCGGCCGACTCCTCATGCCCTTCGCGCGGCGTGGGTTCCACTGCGTGGCGGTCGACCTCTCGCGCCCCATGCTGACCGTCGTCGGCGAAAAAGCCGAACGCGCCCAGCTTGCCGTCGATCGCGTGCAGGCGAACTTCGTCGAGCTCGACTGCTTTGCCGACGCCTCGGTCGACTATTGCATCATCATGTTCAGCACGCTGGGCATGATCCGCGGAGCAGAGAACCGCGCCCGCGTGCTGGCCCACGCGCGACGCATCGTGCGGCCGGGCGGGCTCTTCGTGGCGCACGTCCACAACCGCTGGTTCCATCTCTACGATCCGCAGGGGCGCCGCTGGCTGCTCCGTGGCCTGCTCGGCAGGCTGCGCGGGAACACACTGGAACCGGGCGACAAAGTGTTCGAGTATCGCCGCATCCCCAACATGCTGCTGCACAGCTTCACGCGGCGCGAGTTCCGCGCGCTGCTCGGCGGGGCCGGCTTTCAGATCCGAGAGTTCATCTCGCTCGACGCCGACCGCCAGCGGCCCCTCGCGCACCCGTGGCTCTTGGGAGGTTTTCGCGCGAACGGCTGGATCGCCCTTTGCGAGTGA
- a CDS encoding alpha/beta hydrolase has translation MTCSRLIRSVFLCLFAVWPIASARADEPADQHEIEVRDNVEYGTGGGEKLTLHLAKPKNLSEPAPAIVFIHGGGWRQGNKDAYHDMIREAARRGYVAISVGYRFAPAHLFPAQVEDVKCAVRWLRAHADELNVDPARIGATGDSAGGHLSLMLGTTEPSDGLEGNGGWNDRSSKVQAVVAYYGPTNFLAEYPTITQPIIESFLGGKLDERREEYRRASPLTYVSKDDAPTLIFHGTKDILVPYQQAFEMIDAFTKVDVPGRVEIMLGAAHGWRGDERKRTEAETFDFFDEYLRKQSD, from the coding sequence ATGACCTGCTCGCGACTCATTCGATCTGTCTTTCTGTGTTTGTTTGCGGTCTGGCCAATCGCTTCAGCGCGGGCCGACGAGCCGGCGGACCAGCACGAGATCGAGGTGCGCGACAACGTCGAATACGGCACGGGAGGTGGCGAGAAGCTCACGCTGCACCTGGCCAAGCCGAAGAACCTGTCCGAGCCCGCGCCGGCGATTGTCTTCATCCACGGCGGCGGCTGGCGGCAGGGGAACAAAGACGCCTACCACGACATGATTCGCGAAGCCGCACGGCGCGGTTACGTCGCCATCTCGGTGGGCTACCGTTTCGCCCCGGCACATCTTTTTCCGGCGCAGGTCGAAGACGTGAAATGCGCCGTCCGTTGGCTGCGTGCCCATGCGGATGAATTGAACGTCGACCCCGCTCGTATCGGCGCGACGGGCGATTCGGCCGGAGGTCATCTGTCGCTGATGCTCGGCACCACCGAACCGAGCGACGGCCTCGAAGGCAACGGTGGCTGGAACGATCGGTCGAGCAAGGTGCAGGCCGTGGTGGCCTATTACGGACCGACCAACTTTCTGGCCGAGTATCCCACGATCACGCAGCCCATCATCGAGAGTTTTCTCGGGGGCAAGCTCGACGAGCGTCGCGAAGAGTATCGCCGTGCCTCGCCTCTCACATACGTCAGCAAGGACGATGCGCCGACCCTGATCTTCCACGGCACGAAGGATATCCTGGTTCCCTACCAGCAGGCCTTCGAGATGATCGATGCCTTTACCAAGGTCGACGTGCCGGGGCGCGTCGAGATCATGCTCGGCGCCGCGCACGGCTGGCGGGGAGACGAACGCAAACGCACCGAAGCCGAAACGTTCGACTTCTTCGACGAATATCTTCGCAAGCAGAGCGATTAA
- a CDS encoding ATP phosphoribosyltransferase, with product MSQILRLGIPSGSLQEATAELFRRAGYKISFSSRSYYPGIDDDEIECMLIRAQEMARYVQDGVLDAGLTGHDWIVETGADVHEVAELVFSKVSRRPVRWVLCVPESSPVQKVEDLAGKRIATEAVGLTKSFLARHGVEARIEFSWGATEVKPPKLADAIVEVTETGSSLRANQLRIVAEVLQSTTRFIANKEAYADPWKKQKIDDVVLMLRGAMAADGKVGLMMNVPRASLSRVLSLLPALQRPTVSSLADDNWVDVITVLDESVVRHIIPKLKAAGAGGIVEYPLTKVIE from the coding sequence ATGAGCCAGATCCTTCGCTTGGGTATTCCCTCCGGTAGCCTGCAAGAAGCGACCGCCGAGTTGTTTCGCCGCGCCGGTTACAAGATCTCTTTCAGTTCGCGCAGCTACTACCCGGGCATCGACGACGATGAGATCGAGTGCATGCTGATCCGTGCCCAGGAAATGGCCCGCTACGTGCAAGACGGCGTGCTCGACGCGGGCCTGACCGGCCACGACTGGATCGTCGAGACCGGCGCCGACGTCCACGAGGTGGCGGAGTTGGTTTTTTCGAAAGTCAGCCGTCGTCCGGTCCGCTGGGTGTTGTGCGTCCCCGAAAGCTCTCCGGTGCAAAAGGTCGAGGACCTGGCCGGCAAGCGCATCGCCACGGAAGCCGTCGGCCTAACCAAGAGCTTTCTCGCCCGGCACGGCGTCGAGGCGCGCATCGAATTCAGTTGGGGCGCCACCGAGGTCAAACCGCCGAAGCTGGCCGATGCGATCGTGGAAGTCACCGAGACCGGCAGCTCGCTACGGGCGAACCAACTGCGCATCGTGGCCGAAGTACTGCAGAGCACGACGCGTTTCATCGCCAACAAAGAGGCATACGCCGATCCCTGGAAGAAGCAGAAGATCGACGACGTCGTCCTCATGCTTCGCGGGGCCATGGCCGCCGACGGCAAGGTGGGGTTGATGATGAACGTGCCGCGCGCCTCGCTGTCGCGCGTCCTCTCGCTGCTGCCCGCCCTGCAGCGGCCCACTGTGTCGAGCCTGGCCGACGATAATTGGGTCGACGTGATCACCGTGCTCGACGAGTCGGTCGTGCGTCACATCATTCCCAAGCTGAAAGCGGCCGGCGCCGGCGGAATCGTCGAGTATCCCCTCACTAAGGTGATCGAGTAG